DNA from Thiomicrorhabdus sp. Kp2:
GCAGTAATAGCTGATGTTCGTAATAAAGTTTCTGCGTTATGCGCGGCTAAGCCTGTTTACAAATAATGAAAAAGGTTTTATTCCATTGAATAGAACCTTTTTGAGACTGTTTTTTATGTAAGCAGCATCTAAAACCACCAGGCCTGGTGGTTTTTTAGTATTTGCAATTTAAAAAAAGTACAATTGAATTTCTGTTAGAGAGTTCTACCACTTTTAAGGTGTTTATCCTGCCTCAAAACGATAAAAGCAAAGGAGCTTGCTATGCATTGTCCATTCTGTAATGCGTCAGATACAAAAGTCATTGACTCACGCCTAGCAACTGAAGGTGTTCAGGTACGTCGTCGTAGAGAATGTATTCAGTGTTCTGAACGTTTTACAACTTACGAGTCTGCTGAACTTTCTTTGCCACGTGTGGTTAAGAGTGATGGTAATCGAGAGAAGTTTGATGAATCTAAGATTCGTCGTGGTTTAATCAAAGCGCTTGAAAAACGTCCTGTTTCGAGTGATGCGATTGACCAAGTCGCTAGCCAAATGACTAAACGATTGATGTCAGAGGGCGTACGAGAAATCCCTTCCTCAACACTTGGCGAATGGGTTATGGATGCGTTACGAGATTTAGATCAAGTAGCTTATGTGCGATTTGCTTCTGTTTATCGTTCATTCCAAGATGTAAACGCTTTCAGAGAAGAGATTGAACGTCTTGTTCAAGTTACCACTGCTAAATAACCTTAATACTGCGTTATGAGATAAATAAGGACTGCCGTTTTGACTGACTCAGCCATGCTTAAATCTGATGTTTTTTTTATGCAAAAAGCGATTGATTTGGCTAGAAAAGGGCTTTATTCAACTAAACCTAATCCAGCTGTTGGTTGTGTATTAGTGAAAGACGGCATCATTGCGGGTGAGGGTTGGCATCAAAAAGCGGGTCAGCCACATGCTGAACGAGTGGCTTTAGCGAATGCTGGCGAAAAAGCGCAAGGGTCAACCGCTTATGTAACATTAGAACCGTGCTCTCATTTTGGTAGAACCCCACCTTGTGCAGATGGTTTGATTGAAGCTAAAGTGGCTAGAGTGGTGGTCGCCATGCGAGACCCAAATCCGCTGGTTGCTGGGCAAGGAATTCAAAGAATTGAAAATGCTGGAATTGAAGTGGTTGTTGGTGTTTTAGAGGCTGAAGCCAAAGCGATTAATTTAGGATTTATTAGAAAAATGGAAAAACAGTTACCGTTTGTTAGGTTAAAGATGGCTAGTAGTTTAGATGGTCGTACCGCCATGAATAATGGCGAAAGCCATTGGATTACGGGTGAAGAATCGCGCCGTGAAGTTCATAAAATGCGCGCCCTAAGTGGTGCTTTAATCACAGGTATTGGTACTGTGTTAGCCGATGACCCAAGTTTAACCGTTCGTTTAACAGATGAAGAGTTGGCGGCGTTAAATCTAACCCAAGAAAATTGCCATCCCATTCGTGTGGTGCTTGACCCTAATTTGAGTATGCCTACCGATGCCAAAATGCTATCGTTACCAGGACGTACTATTTTAATGACCTCAAAAGAAACGACAGATAGAGCGCCTGAATTGGTGGAAATATTGCATAATCAAGGCATAGAAATGGTTGCAGTGTCCGCTCAAGACGACCATTTAGATATTGAATCTATTTTGCGTTACCTTGCCGAAGTGGAAGATATAAATGACGTTATGGTTGAGTCGGGTGCAATTGTCGCAGGTGCTTTTATGCAATCAGGCCTGGTGAATGAATTGCATAGTTTTATTGCCCCGTCCTTAATGGGAAATGCCGCCAAGCCGATGTTTGTGTTACCAGGGATTGATTCAATGGAACAAAAGATGAATTTTCAAATTCAATCAATGGATCGTTTTGGTGACGATGTCCGATTAATCTTAGTACCAAAGGAAACGGTTTAATTATGTTTACTGGAATTATTCAGGCAGAAGGAACCATTGCGGCTATCGAGCCAAAAGAGGGTGATTGGAAGGTCACGATTAATGTTGGCAAGCTTGATATGAGTGATGTGGACATAGGGGACAGTATTGCGGCGAATGGTATTTGCTTGACCGCAATTGAATTTAACGATAGTCAATATGTTGCAGATGTCTCTGGAGAAACTTTAAAAGTCACAAATGCTGGCGCTTGGAAGTCTGGCACACCAGTCAATCTAGAAAAAGCTTTAACCCTCCAGGATCGTTTAGGTGGTCACTTGGTCAGTGGTCATGTAGATGGTATTGGTCAGGTTGTTTCAATCTCTCAGGATGCTCGTTCATGGCGTTATGAGGTAGAAGCTCCGATTGAGATATGTAAGTACATTGCCGCCAAGGGCTCTATCTGTATTAACGGTATTAGTTTGACCGTAAATCAGGTGGATGGTTGTAAGTTTGGTGTCAATATCGTGCCGCATACTCGCCAAGAAACCACAATTAAATATTTAGAAATTGGCTCAACCGTCAATTTAGAAGTCGATTTGCTCGCTCGTTATCTCGAACGAATGATGACCGCTCCACAACCCAATCAAGAGAGTAGAATTACTCCAGAATTTTTAGCTGAAAACGGATTTAAGTAAAGATGCCATTAAATACAATTGAAGAACTCATCGAAGATTACAGACAAGGCAAGATGGTCATCCTAATGGATGATGAAGACCGAGAAAATGAAGGTGACTTATTAGTTCCTGCCAATACATGTAGTGCAGAAGATATAAACTTTATGGCGAAATATGGCCGTGGTTTAATTTGCTTAACCTTGACTAAGGAGCGTTGTAATCAGCTACATTTGCCACTGATGGTTACCAATAATACAGATCAAAATGGTACCAATTTTACGGTTTCTATTGAAGCCGCAGAAGGGGTTACAACGGGTATTTCTGCCGCAGATAGAGCTGTAACCGTACAAGCAGCTGTTGCGCAAAATGCAGGGCCAGCAGATATTGTGACACCAGGGCATATTTTTCCGTTAATGGCACAGCCAGGCGGTGTTTTGACTCGTGCGGGCCATACTGAAGCGGGTTGTGATTTAGCGCGTTTAGCAGGTATGGAGCCAGCATCCGTTATTGTTGAAATCATGAATGAAGATGGTTCAATGGCGCGTCGTGAAGACCTTGAGGGTTACGCTGCGGAACATGGTTTAAAAATTGGCACAATTGCAGATTTAATTGAGTACCGTTTACAAAACGAAAAAACCATTGAGCGTGTTTCTGAGTGTAAGTTGCCAACACAGTTTGGTGATTTTAAACTGATTGGTTATCAAGATGTTCTTGAACAAAAAGCCCATTTTGCACTCGTGTACGGAAAAATCGACAGTAACAAACCTACTGCAGTGCGTGTTCATATGCTAGATACTTTATGTGATGTGTTTGGTTCGCAGCGTCAAGAGTGTGGTTGGTCTTTAGATAAAGCGATGAATCAGGTGGCTGAAGAGGGCGCTGGTGCGATTGTTGTGTTGCGTAAGCATGAAGATGCCTCGGAGTTATTAGATAAAATTCAACAATACCAAATGAAAGATTTAGGGGTTAAATCACCAGAGCGTATCTCGGATGATGATGCAAAAACTTATGGACTTGGTGCACAAATTATTGCGGACTTAGGCATTAAAAAGTTAAAAATCATAGGTTCAGCTTGGCCAATGAAAGGGTTGAGTGGGTTTGGCTTAGAGATAACAGAAGTCGTTGCCAAAAAAGACTAAATGATTTTTGCGTGAGCAAACGGTTAGAATTTTTTTTTAACCTATTAATTTATGGCAAAATACCCAGTTAAATGCAAATAAACAGAATGTAAGAGAAGTAGATTATGGAAATGATTCAAGGCAACTTAAATGCTGAGGGAATGAAGCTTGGTTTTGTGGTAACACGATGGAATAGCTTTGTGGTTGATCACCTAGTTAAAGGTTCTATTGAAGCAGTAGAAAGACACGGTGGTTCAGCAGATAACATCACCCAAGTATTGGTTCCTGGTGCATTTGAAGTGCCACTTGCTGTAGAAAAAATGGCCGCTTCTGGTAAGTATGATGCAATCGTTGCTTTGGGTGCTGTTATACAAGGTGGTACACCGCATTTTGATTATGTAGCAGGTGAAGCGACTAAGGGTATTAGTAACGTTATGCTTAAATATGGTGTACCTGTTGCATTTGGTATCTTAACAGTCAACTCAATTGAACAAGCCATTGAGCGTTCTGGTACTAAAATGGGTAATAAAGGTGAAGAAGCTACGGTTTCTGCGATTGAAATGGTTAACGTGTTGAAGCAGCTTTAATGAAAACAATCAAAGATATTCAACCAGGCCAGGGCGAAGAAGTCATTGAAAAAGAAGGTCAAGTAACGCCACGTACACAATCACGTCGTGTGGCTATGCAAGCATTGTATCAGTGGCAACTAACCAATGAAGAGATTCCAGAAATCATCAAACAATTCAATGAAGACGGATTGCTTGAAGGGTTAGAGTTTGATTTCTTTAAAGAGTTGTTAACTGAGGTTTCTAACTCATCAGACAGTTTAGATGCGCTGTATGCGGACTATTTAGATCGTTCTGTGGCTCGTATTGACCCAGTTGAGCGTGCCATTATGCGAATGGGTGCTTACGAACTACAATCAAAAATTGAAATTCCATACAAAGTTATCATTAACGAAAGTGTTGAAT
Protein-coding regions in this window:
- the nrdR gene encoding transcriptional regulator NrdR; translation: MHCPFCNASDTKVIDSRLATEGVQVRRRRECIQCSERFTTYESAELSLPRVVKSDGNREKFDESKIRRGLIKALEKRPVSSDAIDQVASQMTKRLMSEGVREIPSSTLGEWVMDALRDLDQVAYVRFASVYRSFQDVNAFREEIERLVQVTTAK
- the ribD gene encoding bifunctional diaminohydroxyphosphoribosylaminopyrimidine deaminase/5-amino-6-(5-phosphoribosylamino)uracil reductase RibD, whose amino-acid sequence is MTDSAMLKSDVFFMQKAIDLARKGLYSTKPNPAVGCVLVKDGIIAGEGWHQKAGQPHAERVALANAGEKAQGSTAYVTLEPCSHFGRTPPCADGLIEAKVARVVVAMRDPNPLVAGQGIQRIENAGIEVVVGVLEAEAKAINLGFIRKMEKQLPFVRLKMASSLDGRTAMNNGESHWITGEESRREVHKMRALSGALITGIGTVLADDPSLTVRLTDEELAALNLTQENCHPIRVVLDPNLSMPTDAKMLSLPGRTILMTSKETTDRAPELVEILHNQGIEMVAVSAQDDHLDIESILRYLAEVEDINDVMVESGAIVAGAFMQSGLVNELHSFIAPSLMGNAAKPMFVLPGIDSMEQKMNFQIQSMDRFGDDVRLILVPKETV
- a CDS encoding riboflavin synthase produces the protein MFTGIIQAEGTIAAIEPKEGDWKVTINVGKLDMSDVDIGDSIAANGICLTAIEFNDSQYVADVSGETLKVTNAGAWKSGTPVNLEKALTLQDRLGGHLVSGHVDGIGQVVSISQDARSWRYEVEAPIEICKYIAAKGSICINGISLTVNQVDGCKFGVNIVPHTRQETTIKYLEIGSTVNLEVDLLARYLERMMTAPQPNQESRITPEFLAENGFK
- the ribBA gene encoding bifunctional 3,4-dihydroxy-2-butanone-4-phosphate synthase/GTP cyclohydrolase II, encoding MPLNTIEELIEDYRQGKMVILMDDEDRENEGDLLVPANTCSAEDINFMAKYGRGLICLTLTKERCNQLHLPLMVTNNTDQNGTNFTVSIEAAEGVTTGISAADRAVTVQAAVAQNAGPADIVTPGHIFPLMAQPGGVLTRAGHTEAGCDLARLAGMEPASVIVEIMNEDGSMARREDLEGYAAEHGLKIGTIADLIEYRLQNEKTIERVSECKLPTQFGDFKLIGYQDVLEQKAHFALVYGKIDSNKPTAVRVHMLDTLCDVFGSQRQECGWSLDKAMNQVAEEGAGAIVVLRKHEDASELLDKIQQYQMKDLGVKSPERISDDDAKTYGLGAQIIADLGIKKLKIIGSAWPMKGLSGFGLEITEVVAKKD
- the ribE gene encoding 6,7-dimethyl-8-ribityllumazine synthase, coding for MEMIQGNLNAEGMKLGFVVTRWNSFVVDHLVKGSIEAVERHGGSADNITQVLVPGAFEVPLAVEKMAASGKYDAIVALGAVIQGGTPHFDYVAGEATKGISNVMLKYGVPVAFGILTVNSIEQAIERSGTKMGNKGEEATVSAIEMVNVLKQL
- the nusB gene encoding transcription antitermination factor NusB; this encodes MKTIKDIQPGQGEEVIEKEGQVTPRTQSRRVAMQALYQWQLTNEEIPEIIKQFNEDGLLEGLEFDFFKELLTEVSNSSDSLDALYADYLDRSVARIDPVERAIMRMGAYELQSKIEIPYKVIINESVELAKRFGAEESHKYVNGILDNVAKQLRSSEMA